Genomic DNA from Lactuca sativa cultivar Salinas chromosome 8, Lsat_Salinas_v11, whole genome shotgun sequence:
tgtcattatctttgtcttgtgattatggtttgacaaattcatatgggtaggaactcatacaccatataaatctaagtgtcataaggtttctctccgattcatgaaaatgatggtgaggaaacactttcactaagtagattttatctagatagcaattgtgatatttgcattctcaaagtcgttagtggagcgcgtgtggttaaccggcacactaatttggacttgtgagaagtggcaaaaaggtctaaacattatgattacggcatccctcttcataattgtttagatacacaagtgtgctatctaagggaaggtgtatgattttgataaagacttatcaaaacaatctagtatcagaaatctgaactttggtaagaaagtcagctgatttctgagtacatgtcaaagctagtgggagcataagtgttatgctaataatcatcatgttagtgggagcatgataattatgataagtattgcaagttagcaatgttaattatagaaaacaaaaattttaattgggaaaaagttgttttgctataattaagggagaggaaattatacttcatatcaaatctataaggtttagatctgaggttttaatcatttagtcaaggatatatatgaatttcatgttggaatggctcaacataaggaaattctgtatatgggtccattatttgcgttctaaaattcgattatgattacgtcatcccttttcataatctgaattatgagaacttggcaaattgaaatggaaatattatagcaaaagactggtttagtctttatgtaagacatcatgaatcgtgtcccatatgcttcggatataggatcgattacatgtgctataatcatccgttctaaaattttccaaatgcctggggcattaagaagggaaaaggtttagaactggatatgactaaaaggattaaacaattgtcgaggacaatctaaggtttaccaaagattggttgctcaaggacagttggaagtatagtgataattctggaaggaccatattgacataatctgtaaggaggcaactcttgttcagaagtgatagtcaaaatggaatctggaaatgtttcaaagttagaattttcactctgtgtaagattaaggaaacttaatgcaagaaggatggttccaaggagttgatctcctttggaatgatctgtaatgtttgttgtcaagtctttatgactttgtgcataatcattacaagaggatcaatgcatataagtttagaatctgacagattccagtaaatggcatgaatttggaattcttgcatttgcagtaaggatttgggagtgtgaaaagagaatcattgaagttatgttcaatggatctagttcacaaagtaaagatcatagacaaacatagtatgcatacttagtgtgtggcatgactagtgttttgaaaaaaaacatagtgtacatgcttggagcatgggacaactattgttttaaattcaagaataaagttgatagctgaaacagtgtacaatgaataatgtgtaatcatatggtgataaataaaaggtgtttatttatgttcaaagagttgataccatattggattcaattattattgtgtttcactttgcatgttttgacttcccgaataaactgggttattctttcggaatgactaagttattcaaactatccacagtcggtcatatgttggaagtagatatgaattaagactgtcatgatgggttgtagaggtctaaggtgttggacaaggctacaacaatcatgagtgctcataagttctgagtattggattcaacccgcgctcattggaatcacttcatggattttatcacgagtgatcatgagacgataatatcttatattcttcaaacctagagatatgagttgttactatgagttgatagtacattgatagcacgaaaacgcatttggtaactcggtgctataaaacgtgcctttgtgtatgattcaacaagtagtagaacaagccatatgagtcgaagtttatacgttccttttaccttcgggataaaagcgatatctgtgggcccctcgatgatttgatgatgacaaatggaagtgctcggccgggccaggactgatttgatttgttcaattagtcagttgtcataaatcggaaatcgggaaacaacaaatggacagagagaatgattataatccatgtctcagtccatatgatatctagaatggaggaatatatgatcccttatctaatggacaagtcactgacaaaggtcagagttcatctacaaggtcagagttcgacagaagcttttgagagctacgattgccggttggttcctgaagtcatacgcaataatagttttagacttatccaagtgggagactgttggattaatgtctaagtccataactatatttggtaagacttgacccgacccggcatggtccatttgggttgcataccatcatgcacttgaatgagagaaataagacacttatggttattaatatattataagttctagtatattaataataagaataataagattatttaattagtattgatcaagaattaatctaggattaattaagtgatcaaaagaagactaattaaatatatgggttgatagtgtaaatcatccatacttgtatagtgggctaatgctccatagataatcaagttgggctaaaacccataggatggtccatggatgctccatggtgtatttgtacccatggatccaaggaaatggaaagccatgacaattaagagtttaccctaattgtgtaactatataagcatcttattattgaggaaaaattggccactagagatagtgaagaaagggctagccgattttgaagagtgtagaattctctcaaatcattccaagtgttttgatgattgtgattccatttgaggtgtcacacttggggcactaagcactcaagcttcatgaagacttactacaccaaaaaggtatgtattctatcctactatatccattgttttatatgctagattaggataataccttggaagttcttatttgcatgtataatagagaaaacatagatccaaggtatttagggttgcatgtacacttaggaagtgttagaatgctcaaaacccaacagcttgtttactacttttcattgttgtgatactgtacatgacgtcctccgccccagaatgtttccgtcgttcttggttttggggtgtgacaggtttagtatggaaaattacaagaagggagagctacatATCCAGAGCAACAAAAAAattaagtaagactcaatgccctagTACATATGAGGAAATAgctgacatgagtcgtgtaccttatgcttccgctgtcggatcgatcatgtacgctatgacatgtactcgccctgatgtggcctttggtttgagcatggtcagtcgatatcagggaaacccaggtagagctcattggatagtagtaaagaatatactcaagtatttgtgACGAatgaaggactgggtccttgtacttggtggcaatgatactttgagagtagatggtgacaatgatgccaactttcaaacggatagagataacttccgtcctcaatctggctgggtatttctactgaatggaggagtagttacatggaaaagttccaagcaagatacggtggctgattctacttgtgaatcagagtacatagtagtGAGTGAAGCATCTAAAGAAGCAACTTGGTTAAGGAACTTCATTGGGGATCTCAGAGTTGTTCTAACCAttcaggagcctatggaactgttctgcgataatgagggagcggttgccttaaatAAGGAACCCAAAGaccatggtaaaaccagacatatcgaaagaaagtaccatttcatcaggcaTAGAATAGAAGAAGGCCATATTGTTGTAAAGAGGGTGTCATTTGAAGATAACCTAGCATACCCCCTCACAAAGGGtttgagtagggctaagcatattcaacatgctcgaagcatagggttgaaagatgatattagttttagtggttagattAGTCTAGTTCAGAAACTTGTTACaaattaaatgtaattgacatttggtgattaaataataaagtattatttatgagtttctttactgccttttgtcaattgtttattattgtgtttcgtattttgcatgtttaacttcccgaataatatgattgttcaaactccacagtcgctcgtacttttggaagtaagtagtgaattaagactatcatgaattggattgcagattgtctaaggatagataTAGCAATAgaattgctacaatgttcatgagtactcagagagtgagatttgagtattggataaacccacgctcagagtattacttcatggaattcatcacgagtaatactgagacgataatatctatgatcttgaaacagagatatatgagttgtaatttgcaagtcggctatacattggtgatacgaaaatgcatcaataacttggtattataaaatgtattgtcatgtatggtttgatgagtaaaagatacaagcatatgagtcaatgtttattcgttcctttttccctagggaaaagcgatatctgtgggcccctcgatgatttggtgctgacTTTTGTGATGGGCCCAGccatgactaaattgatgtgttcgattagaagtcctatatcatcacaaatcagaaatcgggaaacatagattctggacaaagagattgattgtactccatgtcttatgtctagggatatctagtagaacgaagggtcatgtgatcacttatcttaggacacgtaactgactgggtcagagttcggcagcagcttttggaagctacaatttgctggtcaaatttagaagtcatactagcaattatagttacagacttgtccaagtgggagactgttggattaggtgtctaatcccataactataagtggtatgtacttgaattgatagcagcacagtccttttgggttgccctcaaacctagcaaccggacaaggaatttgtgaaaggagagatattgatttattataagattaataaattaatataaatgatttattaatatgttaaaagattaatatattaattagaaatcataatgtttaattaatagttagtcagaaattaactagaattaattttggggttaactgtattaattataaagtggagggactagtttgcaattatctaatagttgagtggaaggttccagaacctccttgggagggggtggacgaaatctataggggaaaccctaatgatttcatCTAAGGGGctttggataaggcctttggattagcttaggccccaagcaaaggagtattagggttttcccaaaaccctagatccctcagctatataaggagcttCCCAGCTCCTAAATTCGGCCACTCCTAccttggaagaaaccctaggccgatttTTGCATACCCTACCCTCtctccttcaagtttccttcttgctagttcttgggtgtgattccattagaggcattacatttgtggtgctaggcttccaagaagatcaagttcaagaggattatcaattgtttactacttcctccgtcccaaaattatagtccatctttcctttttgggttgtcccaaaataatagtccacttctaaaaataaataacatttttaccaaaatactcccttattattacttaaccagctaagcatttaatggaacattaaatacaaagtaaggacaaaactgtcattttattaaataaagttagtggtaattaatgattTTCTTAATATGTGTGTTTTTTTGTCTGtagacaataatattgggacggagggagtataacaatttaaaggtatgtaactcttaaaccctagttatttattttcgaaaatagcctctctcctctagggttcttgtttgcaattcaaagttatatattCAATagctaaaacatagatccaaagtaggttgcatgtgagcttaggaattgttttctagtttatttgttttacctaaaacccaacagtattcccccttaaaatcatttaaaacatttaatagattgattataggggtatgaactcaccttatgtgggtgattcaattaaagactcgtgtaaggatgagaagttccatgaatgaatttccgagacacaaacgagtcctaaagacatataatggcatatataggcatgtaattagtgtttaaaacaactaacatgcaaggaaacaacCTTAGAAGAGTTAGGGGTTGCACGGtagtagaaaaaataaaattttcgaaatttttcGAAATTTTTTCCACTGTGGCCAGAAAAGTTAGGGGTTGTCGGTGCCACCGTGGACCACCCCTAGGTCCGCCCCTggtaatgaagtgttacaatcacatgtgatggtatgaAAGGGAGTTTGCGGCCACACAATGATGTGTTCACGACCAAGGGAAGTTTACGGCCACtagaagtgtttacggccgtaaacacttgaaGATGATGTATTTCGGATCTTGATTCATGCTTATAGGGTGTTTGTCTTATGAGGATACAAGAACTTCTAATGGATAACAAGATGATAGAAGATATACTCATACTTTGGAtgactttagggtgtttacggcccaagaaaaagTGGGTGTTCTTAGTGAAAAGATGAagacttgaagatcttgaaggaaaagtgaTGAATTCAAGGATGTGATTCATAGGATTCATATGATCAAGAAGATTAACTAGTAAAATGGATGAATAACTTATGTTTTTTTAAGAGAAACGATGGATtcccttgatgatacttgagatagTTTGAGTGCTCTTGGTTGAAAGAGGTGAGAAATGAAGAACAAATGAAGTAAATCTATACTTATCATGAGGGGTTCACGACCaccaagagtttatggccgtaaactccttgtgatggAGTTTCCGGCTCTTTTGCAACCCAATGAACTTAAGCTGACACACCCCTACACACAATCCTTAAGTGTAATAggattagaacactcaaacagacccttaaCAATGCCAAAAGAttgcagaaacaagtctgacatTTGATTAGATTGAGAAATTCTCGAGTTGTCAGAGGCCATATCTGCCAATTATTCAAATAACCATTACTCCCTCGTATTAGGTCTGTTTCTTACAAACTTGACATTCACGGAAAGGTGATGAGAAGCTCTATGCTTCTGTCAACTCACATTTGCCTTAGAACTTCCCGAACAGAAACCCAAATTCATAAATGCCCGAACCAACAAATTTTGATCATACCCTTGGGCTCTGAATCGTCATCGAACACTCGTATCACTTAAACTATAGCACCTAACATCCAAAAAGGGCGAAATTCTTTCTTCCCCAAGGCCCTAAGCCTCATGACACCTGATGATTGGGCTGCAACCCCAAATAATGAAGCAATCCGAAAACCGAGTGTTACAGATGCTGAGTCCCACTCCGTGAAGCCTAATGGTCagttaaaaaacatatatatatatatatatatatatatatatatatatatatatatatatatatatattaacatttaGTTATAAAACTGACTAATATGTAACAGTTTTTTTAAGTTGTCATAATTTGAATTTATCTTTCTGATTAAATGTTTAATAAAGGAATTTGAATATACATCATTTAAGATATTAGAACCAGATCAAATTTTGTTGAAGCTCAACCTGCATCTAATGTCATCGCACTTCCTCGAGTTCACTCTGATCATTCACCCTTAATTCTAAGGCCTGCTTTCAACGATTTTGGGCCTCCACCCttttgattctttttttttttgaaatacacTTTTTTCGGGAGGAAGGGAATAAACTCATCAAAATTGACTGGTTTCTCGTCTGCTCAAATTTCATTAAAGCTAAACCTGCATGCAATGTCATCGTACTTCCTCGAGTTCACTGTGATTATTCACCCTTAATTCCAAGGCATGCTTTCAACGATTTTGGGCCTCCACCCTTTCGATTCTTCAACTCTTGGTTGCTTAATGTAGATTTTAATAGAGAATTTATTGAAGCATGGTCCTCTTTTCCTGGTTATGGCACTCCAGATTGTTTCCTTAAGGCCAAACTCAAATTTGTAAAAGAGAGAATTCGAAAATGGAAGTATGAAGACTCCAAAAAAGAAACTAGCTCATATCTATCTTAATAGATAAAGTAAATGAAACTGGAAGGTTAGATGAAACCAGGTCCTTATCGGATTTTGAGCAATATTCACGGCGGGAGGATAAACTCAAACTGTTGAGCTCGAACGATTTGCCAAACTAGATCTACAACAAAAGGAGAAAATCAAGTGGTTGGTGGATGGTGACAAAAACTCTAGGTTTTTTCCATGGATccttaaaaaaatcaaataagaaaaacaaaattcaagGCCTAATTGTTAACGGTTCCAGGACTAATGAcactaaattaatcaaataagagGCTTTCTTTTCAAACAACTTTCTTTGCAACAACAACACTCATCAGAATTTCCCATTTTACCGGATGAAATCAAAAACGCTGTTTGGTGTTATGGTAATGATAAAGCTCCCGGACCTGACGGATTGACTTTCAAGATTATAAAAGACAATTGGGATCTAATAAGTGAAAATATCGTCAATTTTGTTAGACATTTCGAACACCATGCTTCCTTGGCTTCGGGTTGTAACTCGACTTTTATTACACTGATTCCAAAGGTGACCAACCCCCACAAACTCTTAGACTATAGGCCGATCAGCCTTATAGGTTTCATGTATAAGATTGTAGCTAAGATCCTTGCATTGAGGTTGAAATCTATTACCGGTTCGGTTATTAGCGAAGCTCAATCCACGTTCGTCCCTAGACGAAATATTCTAGATGGGCCTTTAGTCATCAATGAACTCTTCTCTTGGGCTAAACAATTCAAAAAGAAGATTTTCCTGTTCAAAATTGATTTTGAAAAAGCATTTGACTATTTAAATTGGAATTCCCTTGACACTATTATGATGCGGATGGGTTTTGGAGTCACTCGGAGGAAATGGATTTGATGTTGTTTAGCTTCGTCGATGACATCTATGTTAGTCAACAGATCACCAACAGAGGAGTACCCCACTTCAAGAGGTGTTCGACAGGGAGATCCCCTGTCTCCATTCTTGTTCATTCTAGCGATGGAAGGCTTGAATGTGGCTGTAAAAAGTACAAGCAAAAATGTGTTAATTCGGTGTATTAAATTATCCAACGGTGGACCCATGATCTCGCACTTATTCTATGCCAATGATGTCATCTTCGTGGGAGAATGGTGCAGCGAAAGCATAACAAATCTATCTCGCATCCTCAAATGTTTCCATATCTCTTCGGTCCTTAAGGTGAATTTTCTCAAATCTCGCTTATTCGGAATAGGTATATCTAACCAGGAGATCAAACGTATGGCATTGGTTCTAGGCTGCATGGAAGGCTCTTTCCCATTTACTTATTTAGGAGTCCCCGTGGGGGAAAACATGGCTCTAAAGAAACATTGGCAGCCAATTATCAATAAATTTTGGTCTAAATTATCAATCCGGAAAGCTAAAGCTTTATCATTTGGTGGGTGCCTAACTCTAGTAAAATATGTTCTATCTAGCCTCCCAACTTATTACATGTCATTGTTCAAAGCGCCACAGGGCGTAATCGACACCCTCGAAAAAATAAGACGGAAATTCCTTTAGGGCGGAGATGATGGCAAGTCAAAGATTCATTGGGTTGATTGGTCCAAAATAACAGCATCTAAAAAACACGGAGGCCTTGGTGTTGGCACTCTAAAAGCTTAAAATATAGCCCTTATCACCAAATGGTGGTGGGGGCTATTGAACGAAGAAGGAAATTTATGGAGGGAAGTAATTGTAAGTATTCATAATCTTCAAAGGAAACCAACAACTTACATTGCAAGGAAATCATCCACTGGTGTTTGGCATAACATCCTTAAAGTGATCACACACATTAATGACCTCAACCTTGACCGCAACAAGTTTTTCAAACTCATTCTGGGGTGTGGGGTGAATATCCTATTTTGGAAAGATACTTGGTGTGGGAATCTTCTGTTTCAGACCTGATTTCCAAACTTATATAATCTAGAAAAGGTTAAATGTTGTTGCCTTGAAGACCGCCTCTCAGCATCTGGCTTTAGTTGGATGTGGAAACATGAGCCAAATGATTCTATTGCATTAACATAGTTGTTAAATCTATACTCGTCCATCAGTTTAATGGAAGTGTCATCCCAATTCTCAATCGGGTTTCGTTTTATGTCAACCCCGGATGGTTGATACAATGTCAAAAAAATGAGGAGGACCGACTATCAATTCCAAACTTGTCTCGTACAAAGGTACTGAGGTGCCTTGGCCCAATATAGTTCCATTAAAAGTCTGTTGTTTTGTATGGCGAGCCTCATTGTCTAGAATCCCAGTGGCTTCTGAGTTATCAGAAAGAGGTGTTCAGATCCTCAACCTTACATGCCATCTATGCAGTTAAGCACCGGAAACTGTCAATCATCTTCTGCTAGACTGTGACTTCACTAAAGGAGTCTCTGAATGGGTGCTTAAATGGTGTTGGGTTAAAACTCAACAACTTACTTCACCTAGTGAAGTCATCAACTTCGCAGCCTCGTGGGGTAATTGTCCAAGAAAAAGAGGAATCTTCATTTCAATTTTATATTGTCTTTGGTGGAATGTCTGAACCACAAGGAACAAGACAATTTACAAGGATTTAAGACTTTCGTCCACAGAAGTGGCTGACAATATTATATCTTTATCATATCTATCGTGCAAACACAGGAGCAAGACAGGTTGCGACAACTGGACAGACCGGTGTTGTTCTTCTTTTTCTCATCTTATGAATTGTATCATGTAActatttatatttatgtttttgtttCGTTACCTTACTTGTACTTAAGCCCACGTCTTAGTTGCTTGCTAACCGTGGTTGCTTGTTCTTTTCCTCTTATATATATTTACATTGCATttgctttttcaaaaaaaaaatcaaattgctACATTACAACACGTTTTAATGACCAAATTTGTTAGCATGTTATTTTCAAAATAATGTACATTTTAGCTTTTTGTCACCATAGATTAACATCCAAAATCAAAAACTATGTTAGGTACTATCATACTATGTGCAAGTGGTCCATTCACCACTGGATGGATAAACATAGGCGCAAGATGTCCATGGATGGGATATAAAGTTAGATCAAAATAGTTAGGCAATAAGTGGGATCTCACCCACCTTCTTAAATATTCCCGTATTCTCAATctgaataaaaaaacattttcttatgtaatTTATTAACCTATTACTAACTAATCAATATTTTTAATCATTagatttgattttttatttttattttgaaataccattaatcttataagaATCTTGAAAAACAATTATCTATCGAGCCTCAAATCACTAAGATGTCATTTGGGGATTGTACATATCAAGATCACTACCATGCCTATCGTAAAGGCAATCTTTTAATATATTGATATGCAAATCTTAAAGTATAATATAAGTTGAATTGATGAATAACTTTTTTACTCTTCAGAACACATGTTTAATTTGTACATATCTTACTAACTCTTTGCTAAAACATAACCGACGGTCATGTTTCTTTGACATCTTTACAAATTCAGTTATGAAAATATTAATCTTTCGttcattattatatatatttttggaacctaatttttttattatatattctaaatgtttttatttaaaaaataaaaattataataacaataagaacCATTTTTTTAGCTCGTCATGGGCCTTTAAGGTAATTTCTCAGAACCGGCCGTATATATTTGCGCAAACGCAAAAATGTTAGCTTCCAGAAAAACCTTAACCATGCCCAATGAGTATCATTTGATTGATATATAAGAGGTTTTAACAAGTCGATATAAAATATATGTGAAGTTCaagattaataataaaaaaaaacatttatagaaAGAGAATAAGACAAAACTCGAAGATATATAAACACTTACTTATCTATTCGCATCGCACCAATATGCAAGATCATAAACTGTAATGTTAACAATGAGCTCAATAGTTACCACCATTGTAATAAATATAGATTCAATTATTGTAATGGTTAAAGCTATAAATTAGAAGAGAAGTTGACTTTGTGGATGTGGGGTAGAGGTCTTGTCTGATGAGACCCACCATTAATTACATATTTTTGTCTGGATATGTTCATTCATATATATGCAACTTAAATTCCCACCTTCCATCCTTTCAAAACACCAATCAAACATGAAAGGTTCCAAGGCTGGTTTTGTTTGTTTTCTTCTATTGCTCATGGGCTTCATCATCTCTTCAAGTGCATCAAGTAAGCCTTCCTTTAGTTCATTCTTTTAGTATATAGAAATCTGAGTGTGAGATTCGTGTTCAAGATCTATAAAGTTGATTGTTTTCATCTCAAATTAAACGAAGTGTTTTTGTTGGTTTTGGTTTCAAGGAACGGGAGATTTCAAATGGATAAAAAGAGGAGTTGCAGTCCAAGAAATACATTTGCAGGTTCTCTCTCAACTCTTAAAAGATGATTATAACTTATTTTTTGTTACTTGAGAAATTACTGCTTGTTTTAAACAATCGAGTTAAAAAAAACTGATAGATAAGATCGAAAACCAAAGAATTTAAGTTAATATATTGGATCTTAGAGATTAGTATTTACTAGGTTAAAAACCTTACAAATTTTGAAGGAAAAGAGAATGAGATTCCTCAAATTCCGGTTCATCGTTGAGGCAAACTCAATAAAACAACAa
This window encodes:
- the LOC111913925 gene encoding uncharacterized protein LOC111913925, with translation MQLKFPPSILSKHQSNMKGSKAGFVCFLLLLMGFIISSSASRTGDFKWIKRGVAVQEIHLQDEIDVTSHGENMEFDRSATRRMDLETMDYGGTGPNDKHDPPSPGKL